The following are from one region of the Anguilla rostrata isolate EN2019 chromosome 7, ASM1855537v3, whole genome shotgun sequence genome:
- the LOC135258515 gene encoding ribonuclease inhibitor-like, with protein MSEEILDEFDSRTYNTSAAGHERLVPVVRHCRKAILNSCDVTEKSCEIVASALQSSNSPSPLRDLDLSYNSLGDSGVKLLCAGLMSPNCKLQRLDLSYNNLGDSGVKLLCAGLMSPNCKLQRLDHGRVWLTS; from the exons atgtcagaggagatcctggatgagtttgactcaaggacctacaacacatcagcagcaggtcacGAGAGACTGGTACCAGTAGTCAGGCACTGCAGaaaggccat actgaacagctgtgatgtcacagagaagtcctgtgaaattgtggcctcagctctccagtcatcaaactcaccctcacccctgagagatctggacctcagctacaatagcctgggagattcaggagtgaagctgctctgtgctggactgatgagtccaaactgtaaactacagagactggacctcagctacaataacctgggagattcaggagtgaagctgctctgtgctggactgatgagtccaaactgtaaactacagagactgga
- the LOC135259571 gene encoding uncharacterized protein LOC135259571 — protein MSGVDFYDVSYTPSTQVMNEVLEILTTDEELVPSLPTNPQTPEQVRINPAEESASLSTPTLIWREEPETTFEEGKKSRLKLNKKKRRLFSESGTENHVAERALGETVVKQITAQKPIQIEECVTAEETNQQTREAHLQEQTFEEAPGHREDGSAEERKQQARESHLQEQPAAQTILQKPEDAERQPFKVSVHLEALKIFNRELHLAEQRLAVLKESESHLFEQRLAVLKESEYRLAEQRLKVFQTIFEKY, from the exons ATGTCTGGAGTCGACTTTTACGATGTATCCT atacGCCCAGCACTCAAGTCATGAACGAAG TTCTAGAGATCTTGACAACGGATGAAGAGCTGGTGCCAAGCCTACCAACAAATCCACAAACACCGGAGCAAGTGCGGATCAACCCTGCCGAGGAGAGCGCAAGCTTATCGACACCTACACTTATTT GGCGAGAAGAACCAGAAACAACTtttgaagaggggaaaaaatcccGTCTAaagctcaacaaaaaaaaaaggagacttTTTAGCG AATCAGGTACTGAGAACCACGTGGCAGAGAGGGCCTTGGGAGAAACGGTGGTGAAACAGATCACAGCACAAAAGCCTATACAGATTGAAGAGTGCG TAACTGCTGAGGAAACCAATCAACAGACCAGAGAAGCACACCTCCAGGAGCAAACATTTGAGGAAGCCCCTGGCCACAGAGAGGACGGCAGTGCTgaggaaagaaaacaacaggCCCGAGAATCACACCTCCAGGAGCAACCAGCTGCCCAAACAATTCTCCAGAAGCCAGAGGACGCCGAAAGACAGCCCTTTAAGGTCTCAGTCCATTTGGAAGCTCTGAAAATCTTCAATCGTGAGTTACATTTGGCTGAACAACGTCTCGCGGTGTTGAAGGAGTCTGAGTCTCATCTGTTTGAACAGCGTCTCGCAGTGCTGAAGGAGTCTGAGTATCGTTTGGCAGAACAGCGGCTTAAGGTGTTTCAGACAATCTTTGAGAAGTATTAG